Proteins co-encoded in one Lates calcarifer isolate ASB-BC8 unplaced genomic scaffold, TLL_Latcal_v3 _unitig_5086_quiver_549, whole genome shotgun sequence genomic window:
- the slc23a1 gene encoding solute carrier family 23 member 1 gives MEDNQKSHDYLAEGRSHRTGLPMGEDRKTTHLIEEQRAGSDMIYTIEDVPPWYLCILLGLQHYLTCFSGTVAVPFLLAEAMCVGRDQNTISQLIGTIFTTVGVTTLIQTTVGVRLPLFQASAFAFLIPAQAILSLDRWRCPSEEEIYGNWSLPLNTSHIWQPRIREIQGAIIVSSLLELLIGLCGMPGLLLEYIGPLTITPTVSLIGLSVFTTAGDRAGSHWGLSALCILLIVLFAQYLRATSLPVPVYSRKKGLRSTRVQIFKMFPIILAIMLVWLVCYVLTLTNLLPSDPDRYGHKARTDARGDIMTSSPWFRVPYPCQWGLPVVTVAGVLGMLSATLAGIVESIGDYYACARLSGATPPPVHAINRGIFTEGVCCIIAGLLGTGNGSTSSSPNIGVLGITKVGSRRVVQYGAGIMFLLGSVGKFTALFASLPDPILGGMFCTLFGMITAVGLSNLQLVDLNSSRNLFVLGFSMFFGLTLPTYLDTHPNSIHTGLAELDQILTVLLSTEMFVGGFLAFCLDNTIPGSRQERGLVEWRSSSSSSSSYDLPLGMGVVRRTRWLRRFPISPSFTGFRLSDDPPTPEEEEVEEQEEEAEEAADVHLPSTKV, from the exons AGTCATGATTACCTGGCAGAGGGGCGGAGTCACAGGACTGGCCTGCCAATgggagaagacagaaaaactaCACATCTAATAGAGGAACAGAGAGCAGGGTCAGATATGATCTACACCATTGAGGACGTTCCACCTTGGTACCTGTGTATTTTACTGGGCCTACAG CATTACCTGACCTGTTTCAGCGGGACTGTAGCGGTCCCCTTCCTTCTGGCTGAGGCCATGTGTGTTGGTCGAGACCAGAACACAATCAGTCAGCTGATTGGAACCATCTTCACCACTGTCGGAGTCACAACCCTGATCCAGACCACCGTAGGAGTCAG acttCCTCTGTTTCAGGCCAGTGCGTTTGCTTTCCTGATTCCTGCTCAGGCGATTCTCAGTCTGGACCGTTGGAGGTGTCCCAGTGAGG aggagatTTATGGGAACTGGAGTCTTCCTCTGAACACCTCCCACATCTGGCAGCCACGCATCAGAGAG atCCAGGGCGCCATCATAGTGTCCAGTCTGTTGGAGCTGCTGATTGGTCTGTGCGGGATGCCAGGTTTGCTGCTGGAGTACATCGGTCCGCTCACCATCACTCCAACTGTCTCACTGATCGGCCTGTCTGTCTTCACCACAGCCGGAGACAGGGCCGGATCTCACTGGGGCCTGTCAGCACT gTGTATTTTGCTCATCGTGCTGTTTGCTCAGTACCTGAGAGcgacatcacttcctgttcccgTTTACAGCCGCAAGAAAGGACTGAGGTCAACCAGAGTCCAGATCTTCAAGATGTTtcct ATCATCCTTGCCATCATGTTGGTTTGGCTTGTTTGTTATGTCCTCACTCTGACCAACTTGTTGCCGAGCGACCCCGATCGGTACGGACACAAAGCTCGGACAGACGCCCGCGGAGACATCATGACCTCGTCACCCTGGTTCAGGGTACCCTACCCCT GTCAGTGGGGGTTGCCGGTGGTTACAGTTGCCGGGGTGCTGGGAATGCTGAGTGCAACCCTGGCAGGAATCGTTGAGTCAATTGGAGATTATTACGCCTGTGCTCGTCTGTCTGGAGCCACGCCCCCTCCGGTCCATGCCATCAACAG ggggATCTTTACTGAGGGCGTCTGTTGCATCATCGCCGGTCTCTTAGGAACAGGAAAcggctccacctcctccagccCAAACATAGGCGTCCTGGGCATAACCAAG GTGGGCAGCAGGCGGGTGGTGCAGTACGGGGCGGGCATCATGTTCCTGTTGGGGTCGGTTGGGAAGTTCACGGCTCTGTTCGCCTCGCTGCCGGACCCGATCCTCGGAGGGATGTTCTGCACGCTGTTTG GTATGATCACAGCTGTCGGTCTGTCCAACCTGCAGCTGGTGGATCTGAACTCGTCCAGAAACCTGTTCGTTCTTGGATTCTCTATGTTCTTCGGTCTGACGCTGCCGACGTACCTGGACACGCACCCCAACTCCATCCATACAG GTCTTGCGGAGCTGGATCAGATCCTCACCGTTCTTCTGTCCACTGAGATGTTTGTTGGAGGATTTTTGGCTTTTTGTCTCGACAACACCATAcctg GTTCCAGGCAGGAGCGAGGGTTGGTGGAGTGgagatcctcctcctcctcctcctcctcctacgACCTTCCTCTGGGGATGGGCGTGGTCAGACGGACTCGGTGGCTCCGACggtttcccatcagcccctccTTCACAGGTTTCAGGTTGTCTGACGACCCGCCCAcacctgaggaggaagaggtggaggaacaagaagaagaggcagaagaagctgctgacgtccacctgcccagcaccaaggTGTGA